One Rhinoderma darwinii isolate aRhiDar2 chromosome 6, aRhiDar2.hap1, whole genome shotgun sequence DNA window includes the following coding sequences:
- the LLGL1 gene encoding lethal(2) giant larvae protein homolog 1, with amino-acid sequence MMKFRFRRQGHDPQREKIKQELFAFNKTVEHGFPNQPSSLAFDPVQRIMAIGAKSGAVKIYGAPGVEFTGLHKETATVTQMHFLPGQGRLLSLLDDNTIHLWELQQKDGCSYLEETRSFLLPGRAGFDCANSPPSVTRVTVILVGASCDVAALGTEGGGVYFIQIPSLKLLEDQTLLQEELLQSLPDEHRCGKTLGPVESLQQHPQQPSKMLIGFSRGLVALWDRESRKVEHYFLGNQQLESLYWESNGSSFISSHSDGGYMVWAMSSSSSTTSQPVNSTIPYGPFPCKAINKIQWQSSSCGNHFIMFSGGMPRASYGDRHCVTIMQGKNLVTLDFTSRVIDFFTVCPVKSEEGYDNPTALVVLVEEELVVIDLQTPGWPTIPAPYLAPLHSSAITCSYHISNVTLKLWERIILAGEQQNPHFSSASWPIDGGKSLAEDPSQRGLLLTGHEDGTVRFWDASGVALRPLYRLSTAGILQTDCDHNESMNQSGDEDWPPFRKVGCFDPYSDDPRLGIQKIALCKYSSKLVVAGTAGQVLLMDLNDDQSDHMVSVATVDLLQDREGFTWKGHDRLTPRNGSLFFPAGFQTTMLIQCMPPAAVTAVSLHSEWNLVAFGTSHGFGLFDYHRRSPVLARCTLHPNDSLAMEGPLSRVKSLKKSLRQSFRRIRKSRVSGKKRLNTASPNSRLQEANAHLAEQPGPHDLDIAPVQRRIEPRSADDSLSGVVRCLYFADTFLRDAVHHGPTMWAGTNSGSVFAYALEVPSREKFSDHSTEALLGKEIQLMHRAPVVSIAVLDGRGNPLPEPFEVSRDLAKSPDMQGTHSVLIASEEQFKIFTLPKVSAKTKFKLTAHEGCRVRKVALASFTSTASEDYTENCLTCLTNLGDIHIFSVPGLRPQVRYDCIRKEDISGIASCVFTKYGQGFYLISPSEFERFSLSAKNITEPLCLVEFDRPHNPVYLSNKETLSPKNNQANGTHVPRECDGTPHVSEVNSFEHRTVLSPSPLDSPLNSTDTTLDTTGDITVEDVRDMLGTNEESEKNMKNSADETRPPEILIK; translated from the exons ACTGTAGAACATGGATTCCCCAACCAGCCGAGCTCGCTCGCCTTCGACCCGGTGCAGCGGATTATGGCAATTGGTGCGAAATCCGGAGCTGTTAAAAT ATATGGGGCGCCTGGCGTGGAGTttactggactgcacaaagaaacCGCCACCGTGACGCAGATGCACTTCTTACCCGGACAG GGTCGGCTTCTTTCATTGCTGGACGATAACACCATCCACCTGTGGGAACTGCAACAGAAAGATGGCTGCTCCTACCTGGAGGAAACCCGCAGCTTCCTCCTCCCAGGCCGAGCGGGGTTCGACTGCGCTAA TTCCCCTCCCAGCGTTACCCGCGTGACGGTGATCCTGGTGGGCGCTTCCTGTGATGTGGCCGCTCTGGGGACGGAAGGAGGCGGAGTCTATTTTATCCAAATCCCAAGCTTGAAACTCCTGGAGGACCAGACCTTGCTGCAAGAAGAACTATTACAGAG ccTTCCAGATGAACATCGATGTGGGAAGACTCTGGGTCCAGTTGAGTCTCTGCAGCAACATCCACAGCAGCCGAGCAAGATGCTCATTGGGTTCAGCCGGGGACTGGTGGCCTTATGGGACCGGGAGTCCAGGAAAGTGGAGCATTACTTTTTGGGGAACCAG CAATTGGAGAGTCTGTACTGGGAGAGCAATGggtcgtccttcatcagctctcACAGTGACGGGGGATACATGGTGTGGGCAATGAGCAGCAGTTCCTCCACAACGTCGCAGCCCGTGAACTCTACAATACCATACG GTCCATTTCCCTGCAAAGCGATCAATAAAATCCAGTGGCAGTCCAGCAGCTGCGG GAATCACTTCATCATGTTCAGCGGGGGCATGCCTCGTGCCAGCTATGGAGACCGGCACTGCGTCACCATAATGCAAGGGAAGAATCTGGTAACCTTGGACTTCACCTCTCGAGTTATAGATTTTTTCACCGTGTGCCCCGTCAAGAGTGAAGAAG GCTACGACAATCCCACAGCCCTGGTGGTCTTGGTGGAGGAAGAGCTGGTTGTGATTGATCTTCAGACCCCCGGCTGGCCAACCATCCCTGCCCCCTATCTCGCCCCGCTCCACTCTTCGGCCATCACCTGCTCCTACCACATTTCCAACGTGACTCTGAAGCTTTGGGAGCGGATCATTCTGGCCGGCGAGCAGCAGAACCCGCACTTCTCATCCGCG AGCTGGCCCATCGATGGGGGGAAGAGTTTGGCCGAGGATCCTTCCCAGAGGGGACTTCTGCTTACAGG ACATGAGGACGGCACCGTGCGCTTCTGGGACGCCTCCGGTGTTGCTCTGCGGCCGCTCTACAGACTCTCCACAGCCGGGATCTTACAGACGGACTGCGACCACAACGAGAGCATGAACCAGAGCGGAGACGAGGACTGGCCGCCATTCCGCAAG GTCGGCTGCTTTGACCCTTATAGTGACGACCCCCGTCTGGGCATCCAGAAGATCGCGCTCTGCAAGTACAGCAGCAAACTGGTGGTGGCCGGAACCGCTGGACAG GTTCTCCTCATGGATCTGAATGACGATCAGTCCGATCACATGGTCAGCGTGGCCACAGTCGACCTCCTACAGGACCGAGAGGGCTTCACGTGGAAAGGTCATGATAGGTTGACCCCTAGAAATGGCTCCTTGTTTTTTCCAGCTGGCTTCCAAACCACCATGTTGATCCAGTGTATGCCACCGGCCGCAGTCACCGCGGTCTCCTTACACTCGGAGTGGAATCTGGTGGCGTTCGGCACCAGCCATGGCTTTGGGCTCTTTGACTATCACCGGAGGAGTCCAGTCCTGGCCAG GTGCACGTTACATCCCAATGACTCCCTGGCTATGGAGGGGCCCCTGTCCCGGGTCAAGTCTCTGAAGAAATCTCTCCGACAGTCGTTCCGGAGAATAAGGAAGAGCAGAGTGTCTGGGAAGAAGAGGCTGAACACCGCGAGCCCCAATAGCCGG CTTCAAGAGGCAAATGCTCATTTGGCAGAGCAGCCGGGTCCCCATGACCTAGATATAGCGCCAGTGCAGCGGAGGATTGAGCCGCGCTCTGCAGACGACTCGCTGTCCGGTGTGGTGCGTTGCTTGTATTTTGCCGACACCTTCCTGCGGGACG CTGTCCACCATGGCCCTACAATGTGGGCAGGCACTAACTCCGGGTCAGTATTTGCATATGCGCTGGAAGTTCCTTCGAGGGAGAAGTTCTCGGACCACTCTACAGAAGCTCTGCTGGGGAAGGAGATACAACTCATGCATCGAGCGCCAGTGGTTTCCATTGCGGTCTTGGATGGGCGGGGAAACCCTCTCCCAGAACCCTTTGAGGTGTCACGTGACTTGGCAAAATCACCCGACATGCAGGGGACACACTCTGTGCTCATAGCCTCTGAAGAGCAGTTTAAG ATCTTCACCTTGCCCAAAGTCAGTGCCAAAACAAAGTTCAAGTTGACGGCCCATGAAGGCTGCCGGGTACGTAAGGTGGCTCTGGCCAGTTTTACCAGCACCGCGTCTGAAGATTACACCGAGAACTGCCTGACGTGTCTGACCAACCTGGGAGACATTCACATCTTCAGCGTCCCTGGGCTACGGCCTCAAGTCCGCTACGACTGCATCCGCAAGGAGGACATCAGCGGGATCGCGTCTTGTGTTTTTACCAAGTATGGCCAAG GATTTTACCTGATCTCTCCCTCAGAATTTGAACGGTTTTCTCTCAGTGCCAAGAATATCACGGAGCCGCTGTGCTTGGTAGAATTTGATAGACCCCACAATCCCGTGTATCTCAG TAATAAAGAAACTTTGTCCCCCAAAAACAACCAAGCCAACGGCACACACGTTCCCCGCGAGTGTGACGGCACCCCGCACGTATCTGAAG TAAATTCCTTTGAGCACAGAACCGTGTTATCGCCCTCTCCTCTCGACTCGCCCTTAAACAGCACAGACACCACGCTGGACACAACCGGGGACATTACAGTGGAGGACGTGAGGGATATGCTGGG AACCAATGAAGAGTCTGAGAAAAACATGAAGAATTCTGCAGATGAGACGCGGCCCCCGGAGATCCTGATCAAATGA